The following are encoded in a window of Callithrix jacchus isolate 240 chromosome 9, calJac240_pri, whole genome shotgun sequence genomic DNA:
- the SMIM10L1 gene encoding small integral membrane protein 10-like protein 1, whose protein sequence is MAPEAAPSSLAVRASSPAAAPTSYGVFCKGLSRTLLAFFELAWQLRMNFPYFYVAGSVILNIRLQVHI, encoded by the coding sequence ATGGCCCCCGAGGCGGCTCCGTCTTCCTTGGCCGTCAGGGCCTCAAGCCCCGCCGCGGCCCCCACCTCGTACGGCGTCTTCTGCAAGGGGCTCTCCCGCACCCTCCTCGCCTTCTTCGAGCTGGCCTGGCAGCTGCGCATGAACTTTCCGTACTTCTACGTCGCGGGCTCGGTGATTCTCAACATTCGCTTGCAGGTACACATTTAG